A window of the Corythoichthys intestinalis isolate RoL2023-P3 chromosome 6, ASM3026506v1, whole genome shotgun sequence genome harbors these coding sequences:
- the hmgn1a gene encoding non-histone chromosomal protein HMG-14A-like — protein sequence MGKTKVAEAEADASPAPRRKSQRLQDKETETKPEPIKKTPKNPKAKEVVKDKPEQKKDAAKDEKQEDSAENGEAKVEEAAPEEEKEEKTDEDKADE from the exons ATGGGAAAAACGAAG GTCGCAGAGGCTGAAGCAGATGCAAGCCCAGCG CCAAGGCGAAAGTCTCAACGGTTGCAAGAT AAAGAAACTGAAACAAAGCCAGAGCCAATAAAGAAG acaCCTAAGAATCCAAAGGCTAAGGAGGTGGTTAAGGATAAACCAGAGCAAAAGAAGGATGCGGCTAAGGATGAAAAACAGGAGGATAGTGCAGAAAATGGGGAGGCCAAAGTTGAAGAG GCTGCTCCAGAAGAGGAAAAGGAGGAGAAGACCGACGAGGACAAAGCAGACGAGTAG
- the get1 gene encoding guided entry of tail-anchored proteins factor 1, with product MRLKTGSQAGIYLLSCNEEKHGSITMAACYAWFLVLGSVFLCNLMKTLLPSISSFLSRMVQKDAEQENEMRTEIQAMKKEQSSISMMDEFARYARLERKINKMTDKLKTNVKSRSAQQAKMKWIVNIVFYILQAVLMISLIWKYYSDPVTVVPSKWIAPVERLVAFPTGVAGGVGITCWLVVCNKVVTLGLHAFS from the exons ATGCGCCTGAAAACTGGCagtcaggcaggaatttatcttCTGTCATGCAACGAAGAAAAACACGGTTCAATAACAATGGCGGCTTGTTATGCTTGGTTTCTAGTGCTTGGGTCCGTTTTCCTTTGCAATCTCATGAAAACACTGTTGCCGAGTATTTCCTCTTTC CTCTCCAGGATGGTGCAAAAAGATGCCGAACAGGAAAACGAGATGAGAACTGAAATCCAGGCGATGAAGAAAGAGCAGTCTTCAATAAGTATGATGGATGAATTCGCCAGATATGCCCGGTTAGAGCGCAAGATAAACAAGATGACGGACAAGCTCAAAACAAACG TGAAATCAAGGTCTGCACAACAAGCCAAAATGAAATGGATTGTCAACATCGTCTTTTACATCCTGCAG GCTGTTCTCATGATATCTTTAATTTGGAAGTATTACTCTGATCCAGTCACAGTGGTTCCCAGTAAATGGATTGCACCTGTCGAACGTCTTGTTGCTTTCCCAACTGGAGTCGCAG GTGGCGTGGGAATTACATGCTGGTTGGTGGTTTGCAACAAGGTAGTGACACTGGGTCTTCATGCCTTCAGCTAG